The following are encoded together in the Streptomyces sp. NBC_01465 genome:
- a CDS encoding FtsB family cell division protein — protein sequence MAADKRDRFSTATRIRILGEQTAARVYRSQTRRQARRSRLTGRAALLVMVVCTLIVALAYPMRQYVSQRADIAEQRKQSEDARKRVEELRDEKARLQDPAYIERLAREHLHYVRPGETGFTIVDPDARATSTDDRGAADRPWYSNLWDGVDNADRH from the coding sequence ATGGCAGCGGACAAACGGGACCGGTTCTCCACCGCGACCAGGATCCGCATCCTCGGCGAGCAGACCGCCGCCCGCGTCTACCGCTCGCAGACCCGCCGCCAGGCCCGCCGCTCGCGCCTCACCGGCCGGGCCGCGCTCCTCGTCATGGTCGTGTGCACGCTGATCGTGGCGCTCGCGTACCCGATGCGTCAGTACGTGTCCCAGCGCGCGGACATCGCCGAGCAGCGCAAGCAGTCCGAGGACGCGCGCAAGCGGGTCGAGGAGCTGCGGGACGAGAAGGCCAGGCTCCAGGACCCGGCGTACATCGAGCGCCTGGCCCGCGAGCACCTTCATTACGTACGGCCCGGGGAGACCGGTTTCACGATCGTCGACCCGGACGCGCGTGCCACCAGCACCGACGACCGGGGCGCCGCAGACCGCCCCTGGTACTCCAACCTCTGGGACGGCGTGGACAACGCCGACCGCCACTGA
- a CDS encoding DUF501 domain-containing protein: MQTPPPQTESTAPTDADIAAFQEQLGRPPRGLRAIAHRCPCGNPDVVETAPKLPDGTPFPTTFYLTCPRAASAIGTLEANGVMKEMTERLATDPELAAAYRKAHEDYIARRDAIEVLEGFPSAGGMPDRVKCLHVLVGHSLAAGPGVNPLGDEAIAMLPEWWAKGPCVTPCAEASE, encoded by the coding sequence ATGCAGACGCCCCCTCCGCAGACCGAGTCCACCGCGCCCACGGATGCGGACATCGCCGCCTTCCAGGAGCAGCTGGGCCGCCCGCCGCGCGGACTGCGCGCGATCGCCCACCGCTGCCCGTGCGGCAACCCGGACGTGGTCGAGACGGCCCCGAAGCTGCCCGACGGCACGCCCTTCCCGACGACCTTCTACCTCACGTGCCCGCGCGCGGCCTCCGCGATCGGCACCCTTGAGGCGAACGGCGTCATGAAGGAGATGACGGAGCGCCTGGCGACCGACCCCGAGCTGGCGGCCGCGTACCGCAAGGCGCACGAGGACTACATCGCCCGCCGCGACGCGATCGAGGTCCTGGAGGGCTTCCCGAGCGCGGGCGGCATGCCGGACCGGGTGAAGTGCCTGCACGTGCTGGTCGGCCACTCGCTGGCCGCCGGTCCCGGCGTGAACCCGCTGGGCGACGAGGCGATCGCGATGCTGCCGGAGTGGTGGGCGAAGGGCCCGTGCGTCACGCCCTGCGCGGAGGCTTCGGAGTGA
- a CDS encoding Ppx/GppA phosphatase family protein, with protein MTRAAAIDCGTNSIRLLIADADPATGELVELDRRMTIVRLGQGVDKTGRLAPEALERTFAACREYAEAIKAHGADKIRFVATSASRDAENRDEFVSGVRDILGVEPEVISGDEEARLSFAGALSALYERGDAHPVRSLVVDVGGGSTEFVIGTETMESATVEAARSVDIGCVRLTERHGLTGDPLTPEQIAAVRADIDKALDQVAETVPLTEAHTVVGLAGTVTTLAGIALQLPAYDSAAIHRSVLSYHQVKSVTHRLLRATHDERAAIPVMHPGRVDVICAGALIVLAIMERTGTRDLLVSEHDILDGILWSLV; from the coding sequence GTGACCCGCGCCGCTGCCATCGACTGCGGTACGAACTCGATCCGCCTCCTGATCGCGGACGCAGACCCTGCCACGGGCGAGCTCGTCGAGCTGGACCGCCGGATGACGATCGTCCGCCTCGGCCAGGGCGTGGACAAGACCGGGCGTCTGGCCCCCGAGGCCCTGGAACGGACCTTCGCCGCGTGCCGCGAGTACGCGGAGGCCATCAAGGCCCACGGCGCGGACAAGATCCGCTTCGTTGCGACGTCCGCCTCGCGCGACGCCGAGAACCGCGACGAGTTCGTTAGCGGCGTCCGCGACATTCTGGGCGTCGAGCCCGAGGTGATCAGCGGCGACGAGGAGGCCCGGCTCTCCTTCGCGGGCGCGCTGAGCGCGCTGTACGAGCGCGGGGATGCCCACCCTGTGCGCTCCCTCGTCGTCGACGTCGGCGGTGGCTCCACGGAGTTCGTCATCGGCACCGAGACCATGGAGTCCGCAACCGTGGAGGCGGCCCGCTCCGTCGACATCGGCTGTGTCCGGCTCACCGAGCGCCACGGCCTCACCGGCGACCCGCTCACCCCCGAACAGATCGCCGCCGTGCGTGCGGACATCGACAAGGCCCTCGACCAGGTGGCCGAGACCGTCCCGCTCACCGAGGCGCACACGGTCGTCGGGCTGGCCGGCACGGTGACCACCCTTGCCGGGATCGCGCTCCAGCTGCCGGCCTACGACTCGGCGGCCATCCACCGTTCCGTTCTCTCGTACCACCAGGTGAAGTCGGTCACCCATCGCCTGCTCCGTGCGACGCACGACGAGCGCGCGGCGATCCCGGTGATGCACCCGGGCCGGGTGGACGTGATCTGCGCGGGGGCCCTCATCGTCCTCGCGATCATGGAGCGCACCGGCACGCGCGATCTGCTGGTTTCGGAGCACGACATCCTCGACGGGATCCTCTGGTCCCTCGTCTGA